The following proteins are encoded in a genomic region of Pseudodesulfovibrio mercurii:
- a CDS encoding PilZ domain-containing protein, with protein MDIAVGDSIILEVSTFEDRFLGLVAGLGEDGRLTVFADVPDAVVKRLATDTFALVRYAYDGRLLGFTTRVLQTLDTPGTLFELAAPQRVFDAEERCEPRCCCTFPAFVANGKGAVRGVLEDMSDSCARVRFVDDGPDGCPAEKGGRVRLTFHPFDMAGEGIGVGCTVVKTFMRNHAHYAVLRFNNDEPDARKRISGFIEAQVCCRIPGT; from the coding sequence ATGGACATCGCCGTGGGAGACAGCATCATTCTGGAGGTTTCCACCTTTGAGGACCGCTTCCTCGGGCTGGTCGCCGGGCTCGGCGAGGACGGCCGCCTGACGGTCTTCGCCGACGTGCCCGACGCGGTCGTCAAGCGCCTTGCCACCGACACCTTCGCCTTGGTCCGCTACGCCTACGACGGCAGGCTGCTCGGCTTTACCACCCGCGTCCTGCAAACCCTGGACACGCCGGGCACCCTGTTCGAACTGGCCGCCCCCCAGAGGGTCTTCGACGCCGAGGAGCGTTGCGAACCGCGCTGTTGCTGCACCTTCCCGGCCTTCGTGGCCAACGGGAAGGGGGCCGTCCGGGGGGTTCTGGAGGACATGTCCGACAGCTGCGCCCGCGTTCGTTTCGTGGACGACGGCCCGGACGGCTGCCCGGCGGAAAAGGGCGGGCGCGTGCGCCTGACCTTCCATCCCTTCGACATGGCCGGGGAGGGCATCGGCGTGGGCTGCACCGTGGTCAAGACCTTCATGCGGAACCACGCCCACTACGCGGTCCTGCGCTTCAACAACGACGAACCGGATGCCCGCAAGCGGATATCCGGTTTCATCGAGGCCCAGGTCTGCTGCCGCATCCCGGGAACCTAG
- a CDS encoding TIM44-like domain-containing protein has translation MHNVIHAIAAGASGRSAHRRARCLGRLLTASVLVLLTATPALAQAAAPSRTGSILNILLLVLIAYFLVRAFRRRSGGNDDDRTRPGRWSRPDYPDKPGDEDGSGETRPDVRSDDGTAQRPEARTMDRHEAARRTWDMLGSREPGQRPEPTTPTGTPTGSSLRADGFDEAEFLEGAKVLFSRFQQARDKEDYDDLRDFLSDGVYSDAVAAGERPRTEVMLVSALLTELHSDNGRTTASVHYDAQLRVGEEGRPVRYRAVWEFDRDDTTPGGLWVLERINSIDQ, from the coding sequence ATGCACAACGTCATCCATGCAATCGCGGCCGGTGCGTCCGGCCGTTCGGCGCACCGCCGGGCACGTTGCCTGGGCAGGCTGCTGACCGCGTCCGTCCTGGTCCTGCTCACGGCCACCCCGGCCCTTGCCCAGGCCGCGGCCCCGAGCCGCACCGGCTCCATCCTGAACATCCTCCTGCTGGTGCTCATCGCCTATTTCCTGGTCCGCGCCTTCCGGCGTCGTTCCGGCGGCAATGACGACGACCGGACCCGGCCCGGTCGCTGGTCCCGGCCCGACTACCCGGACAAGCCCGGCGACGAGGACGGCTCCGGCGAGACCCGGCCCGACGTACGGTCCGACGACGGCACCGCCCAACGGCCCGAGGCCCGGACCATGGACCGCCACGAGGCGGCCCGCCGCACCTGGGACATGCTCGGTTCCAGGGAACCCGGCCAGCGGCCCGAGCCCACGACCCCCACGGGGACGCCCACGGGTTCGTCCCTGCGCGCCGACGGGTTCGACGAGGCCGAGTTCCTGGAAGGGGCCAAGGTCCTCTTTTCCCGCTTCCAGCAGGCCCGCGACAAGGAAGACTACGACGATCTCCGCGACTTTCTGTCCGACGGGGTCTACAGCGATGCCGTGGCCGCCGGGGAACGCCCCCGCACCGAGGTCATGCTCGTCTCGGCCCTGCTTACGGAGCTGCATTCGGACAACGGCCGCACCACGGCCTCCGTGCACTACGACGCGCAGTTGCGCGTGGGCGAGGAGGGCCGTCCGGTCCGATACCGCGCCGTCTGGGAGTTCGACCGCGACGACACCACGCCCGGCGGACTGTGGGTCCTGGAAAGGATCAATTCGATAGACCAATAA
- a CDS encoding NAD(P)/FAD-dependent oxidoreductase, with protein MSDTLYDVVILGSGPGGLQAAIHASRRKAKTLMLGRIDNSSLYWAHVENYCCQIKISGEEILKKGREQAESFGTEFRNEDVLAIEPDGRLFSLKLESGDAVRAKTIILATGSSRNKLGVPGEKALLGKGVSYCVDCDAGFYRNEVVAVAGCRSAAAGGAVALTHFASEVHLYCQELDVNEGLRRQLAETGVHVHEGVSIQEIRGENAVESVLLDDGSTQAVSGVFIELGAKGVLELTAMLGVRLDENMKYIEADKKQRTNVEGVYAAGDICGPPLQMAKAVGEGCVAGIEAATYAKKLEA; from the coding sequence ATGTCCGATACACTCTACGACGTCGTCATTCTCGGCTCCGGCCCCGGCGGCCTGCAGGCCGCCATCCACGCCTCGCGCAGGAAGGCCAAAACCCTCATGCTCGGCCGCATAGACAACTCCAGCCTGTACTGGGCCCACGTTGAGAACTACTGCTGCCAGATCAAGATATCCGGCGAGGAAATCCTGAAGAAGGGCCGCGAACAGGCCGAGAGCTTCGGGACCGAATTCCGCAACGAGGACGTCCTGGCCATCGAGCCGGACGGCAGGCTCTTCTCCCTCAAGCTCGAATCCGGCGACGCGGTCCGGGCCAAGACCATCATTCTGGCCACCGGGTCCAGCCGCAACAAGCTGGGCGTGCCCGGCGAAAAGGCGCTGCTCGGCAAGGGCGTGAGCTACTGCGTGGACTGCGACGCGGGCTTCTACAGAAACGAGGTGGTGGCCGTGGCCGGGTGCCGCAGCGCCGCCGCGGGCGGGGCCGTGGCCCTGACCCACTTCGCCAGCGAGGTGCACCTCTATTGCCAGGAGCTGGACGTCAACGAGGGACTGCGCAGGCAACTCGCCGAGACCGGCGTGCACGTCCACGAGGGCGTGTCCATCCAGGAGATCCGGGGGGAGAACGCGGTCGAATCCGTGCTCCTGGACGACGGCTCCACCCAGGCCGTCAGCGGCGTGTTCATCGAACTGGGCGCCAAGGGCGTGCTGGAGCTGACCGCCATGCTCGGCGTGCGGCTGGACGAGAACATGAAGTACATCGAGGCGGACAAGAAGCAGCGCACCAACGTGGAGGGCGTCTACGCCGCGGGCGACATCTGCGGGCCGCCCCTCCAGATGGCCAAGGCCGTGGGCGAGGGCTGCGTGGCGGGCATCGAAGCCGCCACCTACGCCAAGAAGCTCGAAGCCTAG
- a CDS encoding HD domain-containing protein gives MSLATHTQLVREFAESHLTGEENNDYHIRLKLDHTMRVLDNGLAIVADERITGRTGELAAMAALYHDIGRFPQFTRYRTFKDADSVNHGRMGVLTLRRLDLPGGFTTEEWRLIRAAVGLHNVKDLNPALTNPLAAMVNVTRDADKIDIFTVILDYLASPRSPDRVVLLQLEEDPARYTPAVMDAVLSGGSCDYSLLRFEKDFLLLMTGWLFSLTYATSARLLLERGLVARTFGMLPSTPEVEALEAKVMDHLRARGAVRS, from the coding sequence ATGTCGCTGGCCACCCACACGCAACTGGTCCGGGAATTCGCCGAGAGCCACCTCACCGGCGAGGAGAACAACGACTACCACATCCGCCTGAAGCTCGACCACACCATGCGGGTCCTGGACAACGGCCTGGCCATCGTCGCGGACGAGCGGATCACCGGGCGCACCGGGGAACTGGCGGCCATGGCCGCCCTGTACCACGACATCGGCCGGTTCCCGCAGTTCACCCGCTACCGGACCTTCAAGGATGCGGACTCCGTGAACCACGGGCGCATGGGCGTGCTGACCCTGCGCCGCCTGGACCTGCCCGGCGGGTTCACGACCGAGGAATGGCGCCTGATCCGGGCCGCCGTGGGGCTGCACAACGTGAAGGACCTCAACCCGGCCCTGACCAACCCTCTGGCCGCCATGGTCAACGTCACCCGCGACGCGGACAAGATCGACATCTTCACCGTGATCCTGGACTACCTGGCCAGCCCTCGATCCCCGGACCGGGTGGTCCTGCTGCAACTCGAGGAAGACCCAGCGCGCTACACCCCGGCCGTCATGGACGCGGTCCTGTCCGGCGGGTCCTGCGACTATTCCCTGCTGCGCTTCGAAAAGGACTTCCTGCTGCTCATGACCGGCTGGCTCTTCTCCCTGACCTACGCAACCTCGGCCCGACTGCTCCTCGAACGCGGCCTGGTGGCCCGGACCTTCGGCATGCTGCCCTCGACCCCCGAGGTGGAGGCCCTGGAGGCCAAGGTCATGGACCACCTGCGCGCCCGGGGCGCGGTCCGGTCCTGA
- a CDS encoding class I SAM-dependent methyltransferase encodes MADTVFNLEQPIGALIDLAVREFGEVGFEPVTIGDQTLEILQVKQMPKYLDKLVDRTRSGKKISLPLWAKVWPSCLVLGYTLTRFPFTPGCSVLEVGTGCAVNGMVMAKLGHHVTVSDVEPYALLFSRINVLKNGLDGLVDIRRVDFTRDSLGCRFDYIIGCEVLYEEAVYEPLADFLGAHLAETPSAEVFMAMDRKRQGRKFFDKAAETFAMMKSAANYKDNETGEENVINLFRMKRKAA; translated from the coding sequence ATGGCGGATACCGTTTTCAACCTGGAACAGCCCATCGGTGCGCTCATCGACCTCGCCGTGCGGGAGTTCGGCGAGGTCGGGTTCGAGCCCGTGACCATCGGCGACCAGACCCTGGAGATCCTCCAGGTCAAACAGATGCCCAAGTATCTCGACAAGCTGGTGGACCGGACTCGGTCGGGCAAGAAGATTTCCCTGCCCCTGTGGGCCAAGGTCTGGCCCTCCTGCCTGGTCCTGGGCTACACCCTGACCCGGTTTCCGTTCACGCCCGGCTGCTCGGTCCTCGAAGTGGGCACGGGCTGCGCCGTGAACGGCATGGTCATGGCCAAGCTCGGCCACCACGTGACCGTCAGCGACGTGGAACCCTACGCCCTGCTGTTCAGCCGCATCAACGTGCTGAAGAACGGCCTGGACGGCCTGGTGGACATCCGGCGGGTGGACTTCACCAGGGACTCCCTGGGGTGCCGCTTCGACTACATCATCGGCTGCGAGGTCCTGTACGAGGAGGCTGTCTACGAGCCTCTGGCGGACTTCCTCGGCGCCCATCTGGCCGAGACCCCGTCCGCCGAGGTCTTCATGGCCATGGACCGCAAGCGGCAGGGCCGGAAGTTTTTCGACAAGGCGGCCGAAACCTTCGCCATGATGAAGTCGGCGGCCAACTACAAGGACAACGAGACCGGCGAGGAAAACGTCATCAACCTGTTCCGCATGAAGAGGAAGGCCGCGTGA
- a CDS encoding YcaO-like family protein codes for MIELGNCPKSFTTDQDKACSPVETVARVKAALAEKCSGVLARTDRVDTGRLGIPVFVSECGPEAREVMPTRKQMGKGASPEQAEASALMELVERFSYFSFWADPENFTELTWSEAQARWPGRVMDVGQVIRSVGENIGPDKAVRLLDLIRWRFHPALNVAAGREEYVPLDWFKKLNEFNGSSAGNTFEESIAQGACELVERHVCALIDRSRQVTPTIDPATCGDPVLRRLLDCFARNGVTIILKDFSLGYPVPTVAAVAWDRKTFPALSEIVFTAGTAASPVKAAIRAVTEVAQLAGDFETSRVYEASGLPKFTELDQIEWLKRGGVVPLDSLPTVEDGDIYNELTALARGLADKGDTLYAVDTRHPELMVTANYNFVPGFDFRERTPHRSIGLFVGRILAEDADFDEALEGLDVLEEIYPGAYFLPFFRGLLALRMGDPLYAAACFEESVDLQPADAERGLAVFYQAYALSQMEAWEETVELLDRAVSLDRECREFFNLRGVAHFKGGRYELAAEDFKASLDIDSGSPHDLANLGLCHKFLGNRQEAEDYLRAALDMDPSLEYARDHLSELMES; via the coding sequence GTGATCGAACTCGGAAACTGTCCCAAATCCTTCACCACGGACCAGGACAAGGCGTGCAGCCCGGTGGAGACCGTGGCCCGCGTCAAGGCCGCCCTGGCCGAAAAGTGCAGCGGCGTCCTGGCCCGGACCGACCGGGTGGACACCGGCCGTCTCGGCATCCCGGTGTTCGTCAGCGAGTGCGGCCCCGAGGCCCGCGAGGTCATGCCCACCCGCAAGCAGATGGGCAAGGGCGCGTCCCCGGAGCAGGCCGAGGCCTCGGCCCTCATGGAGCTGGTGGAGCGCTTCTCCTATTTCAGCTTCTGGGCCGACCCGGAGAATTTCACCGAACTGACCTGGTCCGAGGCCCAGGCCCGCTGGCCGGGCCGGGTCATGGACGTCGGCCAGGTGATCCGCTCGGTGGGCGAGAACATCGGGCCGGACAAGGCCGTCCGGCTCCTGGACCTGATCCGCTGGAGGTTCCACCCGGCCCTCAACGTGGCCGCCGGGCGGGAGGAGTACGTCCCCCTGGACTGGTTCAAGAAGCTCAACGAATTCAACGGCTCCTCCGCCGGGAACACCTTCGAGGAGTCCATCGCACAGGGGGCCTGCGAGCTGGTGGAGCGGCACGTCTGCGCGCTCATCGACCGCTCCCGGCAGGTCACCCCGACCATTGACCCGGCCACCTGCGGCGATCCGGTCCTGCGCCGTCTGCTCGATTGCTTCGCGCGCAACGGCGTGACCATAATTCTCAAGGACTTCAGCCTCGGCTATCCCGTGCCCACCGTGGCCGCCGTGGCCTGGGACCGCAAGACCTTCCCGGCCCTGAGCGAGATCGTCTTCACCGCCGGGACCGCGGCCTCGCCGGTCAAGGCGGCCATCCGCGCCGTGACCGAGGTGGCCCAACTGGCGGGCGACTTCGAGACCAGCCGCGTGTACGAGGCCTCGGGGCTGCCCAAGTTCACCGAACTCGATCAGATCGAGTGGCTGAAGCGGGGCGGCGTGGTCCCCCTCGATTCCCTGCCCACGGTGGAGGACGGGGACATATATAATGAATTGACCGCCCTGGCCCGAGGGCTGGCGGACAAGGGCGACACGCTCTACGCCGTGGACACCCGGCACCCGGAGCTGATGGTCACGGCCAACTATAACTTCGTGCCCGGCTTCGACTTCCGGGAGCGCACCCCGCACCGGTCCATTGGCCTGTTCGTGGGCCGCATCCTGGCCGAGGACGCGGACTTCGACGAGGCCCTGGAGGGGCTGGACGTGCTTGAGGAGATTTACCCCGGCGCGTACTTCCTTCCGTTCTTCCGGGGACTGCTGGCCCTGCGCATGGGCGATCCGCTTTACGCGGCGGCCTGCTTCGAGGAATCCGTGGACCTGCAACCGGCCGACGCCGAGCGCGGCCTGGCGGTCTTCTACCAGGCCTACGCCCTGTCCCAGATGGAGGCGTGGGAGGAGACCGTCGAACTTCTGGACCGGGCCGTGTCGCTGGACCGCGAGTGCCGGGAGTTCTTCAACCTGCGCGGCGTGGCCCACTTCAAGGGCGGCCGGTACGAGTTGGCCGCCGAGGACTTCAAGGCCTCGCTGGACATCGACAGCGGCTCGCCCCACGACCTGGCCAATCTCGGCCTGTGCCACAAGTTCCTGGGCAACCGGCAGGAGGCGGAGGATTACCTGCGGGCGGCCCTCGACATGGACCCGTCCTTGGAGTATGCTCGCGATCATCTGTCCGAACTCATGGAATCCTAG
- a CDS encoding response regulator, with the protein MRILIVEDEFTSRKLLTALLSDFGECDTASDGVECVDAFRRAIAEGRPYDLVCMDIMMPNKDGHQALKDIRAMEQEAGVSAADEAKVIMITALNDPKTVVRAYYKGGAAAYLPKPIEVESLYAILRNLALID; encoded by the coding sequence ATGCGTATTCTTATAGTTGAAGACGAATTCACCAGCCGCAAGCTGTTGACCGCGCTGCTGTCCGATTTCGGCGAATGCGACACGGCCTCCGACGGCGTGGAGTGCGTGGACGCCTTCCGCCGGGCCATTGCCGAAGGTCGTCCCTACGATCTGGTCTGCATGGACATCATGATGCCCAACAAGGACGGCCACCAGGCCCTCAAGGACATCCGGGCCATGGAGCAGGAGGCGGGCGTTTCCGCCGCCGACGAGGCCAAGGTCATCATGATCACCGCCCTGAACGACCCAAAGACCGTGGTCCGGGCCTACTACAAGGGCGGGGCCGCGGCCTATCTGCCCAAACCCATCGAGGTGGAGAGCCTCTACGCCATCCTGCGCAACCTCGCGCTCATCGATTGA